The Triticum dicoccoides isolate Atlit2015 ecotype Zavitan chromosome 6A, WEW_v2.0, whole genome shotgun sequence genome has a window encoding:
- the LOC119318103 gene encoding zinc finger protein 8-like, with protein sequence MATPQEVRRVDSFSQLPFIRPAAATAQQQQQQQQARDTIRLFGREFSNNDALLQQQRKQEAGAGSPDAANGSTVTSEGNGGGGAKGGASGAAAGETRKFECHYCCRNFPTSQALGGHQNAHKRERQHAKRASLAMHRYVPGGHHMYGALLNYHHHHPAAACYDQPPPHYPMWTTASMGPYGGGGPGSMSQPIDGSPVAQGHWRVPLPAVENFGAAVRHGAAADMPPAVVVRPGEVMTCKDEKVVMSLLSSSPSLSSCSSTSPEKLGRCELGQQEALSLDLHL encoded by the coding sequence ATGGCGACGCCGCAGGAGGTGCGCAGGGTCGACTCCTTCTCGCAGCTGCCGTTCATCAGGCCGGCGGCCGCGAcggcgcagcagcagcagcagcagcagcaggcgagGGACACCATCCGGCTCTTCGGCCGTGAGTTCTCCAACAACGACGCCCTcctgcagcagcagcgcaagcaggaGGCCGGCGCCGGCTCCCCGGACGCCGCCAACGGGAGCACCGTCACGTCCGAGGGCAACGGCGGCGGTGGCGCCAAGGGCGGCGCGTCTGGGGCGGCGGCCGGGGAGACGAGGAAGTTCGAGTGCCACTACTGCTGCCGCAACTTCCCGACGTCGCAGGCGCTGGGCGGGCACCAGAACGCGCACAAGCGGGAGCGCCAGCACGCCAAGCGGGCCTCCCTCGCCATGCACCGCTACGTCCCCGGCGGCCACCACATGTACGGCGCCCTCCTcaactaccaccaccaccaccccgccgccgcctGCTACGACCAGCCGCCGCCGCACTACCCGATGTGGACGACCGCTTCCATGGGGCCCTACGGCGGGGGCGGCCCGGGCTCCATGTCGCAGCCCATCGACGGCAGCCCCGTCGCGCAGGGCCACTGGAGGGTGCCCCTGCCGGCCGTGGAGAACTTCGGCGCGGCCGTCCGTCACGGCGCCGCAGCCGACATGCCGCCGGCCGTGGTGGTGCGGCCCGGGGAGGTGATGACCTGCAAGGACGAGAAGGTGGTGATGAGCCTGCTCTCCTCGTCGCCGTCCTTGTCGTCCTGCTCCTCCACGTCGCCGGAGAAGCTAGGTAGGTGTGAATTGGGGCAGCAGGAGGCTCTTAGCTTGGACCTCCATTTGTAA